The Litchfieldia alkalitelluris genome has a window encoding:
- a CDS encoding ABC transporter ATP-binding protein, translating to MSKPVLEVKGLETSFFTEEGKIPAVDSVDFHINEGEILGIVGESGCGKSVTSLSIMGLVPSPPGKIINGQILFNGEDLVHAPEKRMRQIRGNDIAMIFQEPMTSLNPLFTIGAQLIEAIRIHKKWDKKRSRGRAIEILKLVGLPRAEELIDEYPHQLSGGMRQRVMIAMAMVCDPKVLIADEPTTALDVTIQSQILKLMKQLNNDLQTAIMLITHDLGVVAEVCERVVVMYAGKIVEQGDVRTIFKNPQHPYTIGLIKSVPDMRIKTDRLYSIPGNIPRPGSIKNGCRFAERCEFAYEQCFSENPELYETDSGHKVRCFLHQKKEDPTNDKTVTSS from the coding sequence GTGAGTAAACCTGTTTTAGAAGTAAAAGGTCTAGAGACTTCCTTTTTTACAGAGGAAGGCAAGATTCCTGCAGTAGACTCGGTTGATTTTCATATAAATGAAGGAGAAATCCTAGGGATTGTGGGAGAATCAGGCTGTGGAAAAAGTGTTACATCATTGTCAATCATGGGACTAGTTCCCAGTCCTCCTGGAAAAATTATAAATGGACAGATTTTATTTAATGGGGAAGATTTGGTTCATGCACCTGAAAAAAGAATGAGACAAATTCGTGGAAATGATATTGCAATGATTTTCCAAGAACCTATGACATCACTTAATCCTTTGTTTACAATTGGAGCACAATTGATAGAAGCAATTAGAATACATAAAAAGTGGGACAAAAAACGTTCTCGAGGTCGCGCAATTGAGATTTTAAAGCTAGTCGGATTACCTCGAGCTGAGGAACTCATCGATGAATATCCTCATCAGTTATCTGGTGGTATGAGACAGAGAGTAATGATTGCGATGGCCATGGTTTGTGACCCGAAGGTATTAATTGCTGATGAACCGACAACTGCATTGGATGTAACGATTCAATCGCAAATACTAAAGTTGATGAAACAACTAAATAATGATTTACAAACTGCTATTATGCTTATTACGCATGATTTAGGTGTAGTTGCAGAGGTATGTGAGCGAGTCGTTGTGATGTATGCTGGGAAAATCGTAGAACAAGGTGATGTTCGTACGATTTTCAAAAATCCCCAGCATCCTTATACAATTGGGCTGATAAAGTCTGTTCCAGATATGAGGATAAAGACTGACCGTTTATATTCAATACCTGGCAATATTCCTAGACCAGGATCAATTAAGAATGGATGCCGGTTTGCGGAAAGATGTGAATTTGCGTACGAACAATGTTTTTCTGAAAATCCGGAGCTTTATGAAACAGATTCAGGACATAAGGTTCGTTGTTTCTTACATCAAAAAAAGGAGGATCCAACAAATGACAAAACCGTTACTTCAAGTTAG
- a CDS encoding ABC transporter ATP-binding protein, translating into MDSIKRYLQFVKPYRLQIIGTIIIGIIKFGIPLLIPLLLKYVVDDIIGNEALATADKVSELSWIMGIMFFIFIVVRPPVEYYRQYYAQWVGTKILYDIRDQLYTHIQKLSLRYYANTRAGEIISRVINDVEQTKSFVITGLMNLWLDVITIFIVIGFMFFMDIPLTLISILLFPLYGFSVKYFYGRLRKLTRNRSQALAEVQGYLHERVQGIPVIRSFAIEDEEQKKFNKTNTNFLEKALDHTSWNAKTFAVVNTITDVAPLLVIGYAGLQVIQENMTVGTMVAFIAFIDRLYNPLRRLVNSSTTLTQALASMDRVFEFVDEKYDIVDKEDAIDCPRIQGDVSFDRVSFKYNSEDQEVLKDITLHVKRGETVAFVGMSGGGKSTLVSLIPRFYDVTGGRILIDGRDIKSFKARSLRDQIGMVLQDPFLFSESIKDNIVIGKPDATEEEIFEAAKAANAHEFILQLPKGYDTAVGERGVKLSGGQKQRIAIARVFLKNPPLLVLDEATSALDLESEHYIQVALEKLAQDRTTFVVAHRLSTITHANKIVMIEHGEVIEVGTHEELMSLKGHYYNLFQVQQLD; encoded by the coding sequence CTGGATAGTATAAAAAGGTACCTCCAATTTGTTAAGCCATATCGTTTGCAAATAATAGGTACAATCATAATAGGAATCATTAAATTTGGAATTCCATTGCTTATTCCATTGCTTTTAAAATATGTGGTGGATGATATTATTGGTAACGAAGCTCTTGCAACCGCTGATAAGGTGTCAGAGTTATCATGGATTATGGGAATTATGTTTTTTATTTTTATCGTCGTTCGTCCACCTGTTGAATACTATAGACAATATTATGCTCAGTGGGTGGGTACAAAAATTTTATATGATATCCGTGATCAATTGTATACACATATTCAAAAATTGAGCTTACGTTATTATGCAAATACAAGAGCTGGAGAAATCATTTCACGAGTGATTAATGATGTAGAGCAAACGAAATCTTTTGTCATCACTGGATTAATGAATTTGTGGCTTGATGTGATCACGATTTTCATTGTTATTGGATTTATGTTTTTCATGGATATCCCATTAACCCTCATTTCAATATTACTTTTCCCACTATACGGTTTTTCTGTGAAATATTTTTATGGCCGTTTAAGGAAACTGACGAGAAATCGTTCGCAGGCTTTAGCCGAGGTACAGGGATATTTGCATGAAAGAGTTCAAGGAATTCCAGTTATTCGCAGCTTTGCGATTGAGGATGAGGAGCAAAAAAAGTTTAATAAAACGAATACCAATTTTCTCGAAAAAGCCCTTGACCACACAAGTTGGAATGCAAAAACCTTTGCCGTCGTTAATACGATTACTGATGTTGCTCCATTATTGGTGATTGGATATGCTGGACTACAAGTAATCCAAGAGAATATGACAGTTGGTACAATGGTGGCGTTTATTGCATTTATTGACCGTCTATATAACCCATTAAGAAGACTAGTTAATTCCTCTACTACGTTAACACAGGCCCTTGCCTCAATGGACCGGGTATTTGAATTTGTGGATGAAAAATATGATATTGTAGATAAAGAAGATGCGATTGATTGTCCAAGAATCCAAGGAGATGTTAGTTTTGATCGTGTTTCATTTAAATACAATTCAGAAGATCAAGAGGTTTTAAAAGATATTACTCTTCATGTCAAACGAGGAGAAACCGTTGCTTTCGTAGGGATGAGTGGCGGAGGAAAATCAACATTAGTAAGCTTAATCCCACGTTTCTATGATGTAACTGGTGGAAGAATTTTAATTGATGGAAGAGATATTAAAAGCTTTAAAGCTAGAAGCTTGCGTGATCAAATTGGGATGGTGTTACAAGATCCATTTTTATTTAGTGAATCTATCAAAGATAATATCGTAATTGGGAAACCAGATGCAACTGAAGAAGAAATCTTCGAAGCTGCAAAGGCTGCGAATGCACATGAATTTATCTTGCAGCTGCCAAAAGGATATGATACGGCGGTTGGTGAACGTGGGGTAAAACTATCAGGTGGCCAAAAGCAACGAATTGCGATTGCTAGAGTCTTTCTGAAAAATCCGCCATTGCTAGTTTTAGATGAGGCAACATCTGCTTTAGACTTGGAAAGTGAACACTATATTCAAGTAGCCTTAGAAAAGTTAGCTCAAGACCGAACAACATTTGTAGTTGCTCATCGCCTTTCAACAATCACTCATGCTAATAAGATCGTCATGATTGAGCATGGTGAGGTTATTGAAGTTGGAACACACGAGGAGCTAATGAGTTTAAAAGGACATTACTACAACCTATTTCAAGTTCAACAACTAGATTAA
- the ntdP gene encoding nucleoside tri-diphosphate phosphatase: MGIPMEGERVQIHSYKHNGKIHRVWEETTVLKGTQGLVIGGNDRTLVTESDGRTWITREPAICYFHSQLWFNIIAMIREDGVYYYCNISSPFIWDDEALKYIDYDLDIKVFPDMTFILLDEDEYERHRAEMKYPDVIDKILKDNVDKLIRWIRQRKGPFAPDFIDIWYERYLTYRQ, from the coding sequence ATGGGAATTCCCATGGAAGGAGAAAGAGTCCAAATACATAGCTATAAACATAATGGGAAAATCCACCGAGTTTGGGAAGAGACCACTGTTTTAAAGGGAACCCAAGGTTTAGTAATAGGTGGAAATGATCGAACTCTTGTCACAGAATCAGATGGTAGAACCTGGATTACGAGAGAGCCTGCTATATGTTACTTTCATTCACAGCTTTGGTTTAATATTATTGCCATGATTCGTGAAGATGGAGTTTATTATTACTGTAATATAAGTTCACCCTTCATCTGGGATGACGAAGCATTAAAATATATTGACTATGACTTAGATATTAAAGTATTTCCAGATATGACATTTATTTTATTAGATGAAGATGAATATGAAAGACACCGTGCCGAAATGAAATATCCGGATGTGATTGATAAAATTCTAAAAGATAATGTGGACAAGTTAATTCGTTGGATACGCCAACGAAAAGGACCCTTTGCTCCAGATTTCATTGATATCTGGTATGAGCGATATTTAACATATCGACAATAG